Proteins from a genomic interval of Planctomycetota bacterium:
- a CDS encoding TIGR04255 family protein, which translates to MAKPPVSAAIDVRHTFPALAHAPVVETVVEWRAEPTVTVKIDEMRPTLEQSFKGYSIQPLRHLQTTIAASEHGVGVAEAVEQSGYRVVSADGHVVGQILPNGVAVSRLEPYAGWEEFLPRARPFLTAFVMAAQPTTYSRLGVRSISKIPLAVGKGVATFMKGVGRPWSDFGLESTSFFHQDAVRWPGTAYGVRLVRAMDPSEAGDLGVLFLDIDISLEETIPLDEADQRLEEMRFLKNRVFFSTVRNAEAHFGERR; encoded by the coding sequence ATGGCAAAGCCACCAGTCTCCGCGGCCATCGACGTGCGGCACACGTTTCCCGCGCTGGCTCACGCGCCGGTTGTTGAGACAGTCGTGGAATGGCGTGCCGAGCCGACCGTCACCGTCAAGATCGACGAAATGCGGCCGACGTTGGAGCAGTCATTCAAGGGCTACTCAATCCAGCCCTTGCGGCACCTGCAGACGACGATCGCGGCGTCGGAACACGGCGTTGGGGTTGCCGAGGCAGTGGAGCAATCCGGATATCGTGTCGTTTCCGCGGACGGCCATGTCGTGGGCCAGATACTTCCCAATGGTGTAGCGGTCAGTCGTTTGGAGCCGTACGCGGGGTGGGAGGAGTTTCTTCCTCGGGCCCGCCCGTTTCTTACGGCGTTTGTCATGGCCGCTCAACCGACGACGTACAGCCGACTTGGTGTCCGCTCCATCTCCAAAATTCCGCTTGCCGTCGGCAAGGGGGTGGCCACCTTCATGAAGGGCGTGGGACGCCCGTGGAGCGATTTCGGCCTGGAGTCGACATCGTTCTTCCATCAGGATGCCGTACGCTGGCCCGGCACGGCATATGGCGTTCGCCTTGTACGGGCAATGGACCCCAGCGAGGCTGGCGACTTGGGCGTTCTGTTCCTCGACATTGATATCTCGTTGGAGGAGACTATTCCGTTGGATGAGGCGGATCAGCGGCTCGAGGAAATGCGATTTCTGAAAAATCGTGTGTTTTTCTCGACTGTCAGGAACGCCGAGGCCCATTTTGGCGAGCGGAGATGA
- a CDS encoding type II toxin-antitoxin system prevent-host-death family antitoxin produces the protein MATVTIDEAQARLAELIDHLRAGEELTITRSDQPIARLQAEGPIPVMPRAPGSALGTLVVVCEDESHLDDFAEYMR, from the coding sequence ATGGCCACGGTGACGATTGATGAAGCCCAGGCCCGCCTTGCCGAGTTGATCGACCATCTCCGTGCGGGCGAGGAATTGACGATCACCCGCAGCGACCAGCCCATCGCCAGGCTCCAAGCAGAGGGGCCCATTCCCGTGATGCCGCGGGCGCCCGGTTCGGCCTTGGGGACGCTGGTCGTCGTGTGCGAAGACGAGTCGCATCTCGACGACTTCGCGGAGTACATGCGGTGA
- a CDS encoding DUF4433 domain-containing protein has product MSDISREKALIFRITHIDNVPWILSHGVHCQSAATKDPAFRSIGDPDLITRRSNRKVPIAPGGTLSDYVPFYFTPHSPMLLKIKTGHGVEQLPMADIVILVSSLPKLVETVTPFVYTDRYAYVQTARYLADLHDLDCIDWHLLRERNFQRDPNHPERNERYQAEALVHRHLPVSALLGIACHGPGPLERLLGIQTTAGVCLKILKKRSWYF; this is encoded by the coding sequence ATGAGCGACATCTCCCGGGAGAAGGCCCTCATCTTCCGCATCACTCACATCGACAACGTGCCGTGGATCCTTTCCCACGGCGTCCATTGTCAAAGTGCTGCCACGAAGGACCCGGCCTTTCGGTCCATCGGTGACCCCGACTTGATCACCAGACGCTCGAACCGAAAGGTGCCCATCGCGCCCGGCGGAACGCTGAGCGACTACGTTCCGTTCTACTTCACGCCCCACTCGCCGATGCTCCTCAAGATCAAGACGGGGCATGGGGTGGAGCAGCTCCCGATGGCCGACATCGTGATCCTGGTGTCGTCGCTGCCGAAGCTCGTCGAGACCGTCACACCCTTCGTCTACACCGACCGCTACGCCTACGTTCAGACGGCCCGATACCTTGCCGACCTGCACGACCTCGACTGCATCGACTGGCACTTGCTCCGCGAGCGGAATTTCCAACGGGATCCGAACCACCCTGAACGAAACGAGCGGTATCAGGCGGAAGCACTCGTCCACCGCCATCTGCCCGTCTCGGCGCTGCTCGGGATCGCGTGCCATGGCCCGGGGCCTCTGGAGCGGCTCCTTGGAATACAGACAACTGCCGGGGTATGTTTGAAAATCCTCAAAAAACGCTCCTGGTACTTCTGA
- a CDS encoding macro domain-containing protein, with protein sequence MIRYTQGNLLEAPVEALVNTVNEVGVMGKGIALMFREAFPESSRRYIAACRAGEVNVGTMFVVRDHDLTGQRWIINFPTKKHWRQPSRMEWIRDGLHDLARVIRARRIRSVAIPPLGCGAGGLEWSQVKREIDLALADLDEVDVVVFEPTSEYPNTPKRSGVEHLTPSRALMAELVRRYGVLGMDCTNLEVQKLGWFLTRGIRKLRLTDPLGLKYSPEKYGPYADNLRHLLNELDGSYLHCEKRLSDAGPTDLIWFEASKRSAVEAFLQSVECLEYRNALEATAAVIDGFESPLGMELLATVDWMASERQCPLTLTAVKAGLAEWPGGHAAARRKLRLFDDRLLLIAIERLTAASLSG encoded by the coding sequence ATGATCCGCTACACCCAAGGCAATCTGCTCGAAGCCCCCGTCGAGGCGCTCGTCAACACCGTCAACGAAGTCGGGGTGATGGGCAAGGGGATCGCGCTCATGTTTCGGGAAGCATTTCCCGAGAGTTCCCGGCGGTACATCGCCGCCTGTCGGGCAGGGGAAGTGAACGTCGGGACGATGTTCGTCGTTCGCGACCACGATCTGACCGGGCAGCGCTGGATCATCAACTTTCCGACCAAGAAGCACTGGCGCCAGCCGTCGAGGATGGAGTGGATTCGCGACGGCCTCCACGACCTGGCGCGGGTGATCCGGGCGCGGCGGATTCGGTCGGTGGCCATCCCGCCGCTCGGTTGCGGGGCCGGCGGGCTCGAATGGTCGCAGGTCAAACGGGAGATCGATCTTGCGCTCGCCGATCTCGACGAGGTCGACGTCGTCGTTTTTGAGCCGACGTCGGAGTACCCCAACACCCCCAAACGCAGCGGTGTCGAGCACCTGACGCCGTCGCGGGCGCTGATGGCGGAGCTGGTGAGGCGGTACGGTGTGTTGGGAATGGACTGCACGAACCTCGAAGTGCAGAAGCTCGGGTGGTTCCTCACCAGGGGGATCCGCAAGCTGCGGCTGACCGACCCCCTCGGTCTGAAGTATTCCCCGGAAAAGTATGGTCCGTACGCGGATAATCTCCGGCACCTGCTCAATGAATTGGACGGGAGCTACCTGCACTGTGAGAAGCGGCTCAGCGATGCCGGGCCGACCGATTTGATCTGGTTCGAAGCCTCGAAGCGATCGGCAGTCGAAGCGTTCCTTCAGTCGGTGGAGTGCCTCGAGTACCGCAACGCGCTGGAGGCGACTGCCGCGGTGATCGACGGATTCGAGTCGCCGCTCGGCATGGAACTGCTGGCAACCGTCGATTGGATGGCGTCCGAACGGCAATGCCCGCTGACCCTTACGGCCGTCAAAGCGGGGTTGGCCGAATGGCCGGGCGGTCACGCGGCCGCCCGCCGCAAGCTGAGGCTTTTCGATGATCGCCTGCTGCTCATTGCCATCGAGCGGCTGACCGCCGCCAGCCTCTCGGGCTGA